From Vagococcus jeotgali, one genomic window encodes:
- a CDS encoding IS256 family transposase — translation MNNFTTEIMETLINKGDLDDLFRHHLELAINSLLKAELTAFLDYEKYDRSGFNSGNSRNGNYSRSFKTEYGELNLVIPRDRNGEFSQQTLPAYKRTNDSLETTIIQLFQKGITMSEISDLIEKMYGHYYTPQTISNISKIVSEDVLAFKERTLEAKYSVVFMDATHIPVKRKTVAKEAIYIVIGIRLDGTKEVLGFTIAPTESAYIWKEILQDLKDRGLEEVLLVVTDGLSGIHDSIHSVYPNAQFQQCCVHISRNIAHKVRVSDRQEVCNDFKLVYQAASKEEAMNQISFMIDKWKKQYPRVVKLLLNPAILTFYNFPPSIRRTIYSTNLIEGFNKQLKKYTKRKEQFPNEESLERFLVSQFNEYNQKFLGRVHKGFKEIQDTLESMF, via the coding sequence ATGAATAATTTTACTACAGAAATTATGGAAACACTAATCAATAAAGGTGATTTGGATGATTTGTTTCGCCATCATCTAGAGTTAGCTATTAATTCATTATTAAAAGCTGAACTGACAGCATTTCTTGACTATGAAAAATATGATAGATCTGGATTTAATTCAGGTAATTCCCGAAATGGAAATTATTCACGTTCATTTAAAACAGAATATGGAGAACTAAATTTAGTAATCCCTAGAGATAGGAATGGTGAGTTTTCTCAACAAACATTACCTGCTTATAAAAGAACCAATGACTCTTTAGAAACGACTATTATTCAGCTATTTCAAAAAGGAATAACGATGTCTGAAATCTCTGATTTAATTGAAAAGATGTATGGTCATTATTACACGCCACAAACTATTTCAAACATAAGTAAAATTGTATCTGAAGATGTTTTAGCTTTTAAAGAAAGAACTTTAGAGGCTAAATACTCAGTTGTTTTTATGGATGCTACTCATATTCCAGTAAAAAGGAAAACCGTAGCAAAAGAAGCTATTTACATAGTAATTGGTATCCGGTTAGATGGAACCAAAGAAGTTCTAGGATTTACTATTGCTCCAACTGAATCTGCCTACATTTGGAAAGAGATACTTCAAGACCTAAAAGACCGTGGTTTAGAAGAGGTTTTATTAGTTGTAACTGATGGTTTAAGTGGTATTCACGATAGCATCCATAGTGTCTATCCAAATGCTCAATTTCAACAATGTTGTGTCCATATCTCTAGAAATATTGCTCATAAGGTTCGTGTTAGTGATCGACAAGAAGTCTGTAATGATTTCAAATTGGTTTATCAAGCAGCTTCAAAAGAAGAAGCTATGAATCAAATAAGTTTTATGATAGATAAATGGAAAAAGCAGTATCCACGAGTAGTTAAATTACTCTTGAATCCTGCTATATTAACTTTCTATAACTTCCCACCATCAATCAGAAGAACTATCTACTCAACTAACTTGATTGAGGGATTTAATAAACAGTTAAAAAAATATACAAAGAGAAAAGAACAATTTCCTAATGAAGAATCTCTGGAGAGATTCCTTGTTTCTCAGTTCAATGAATATAACCAAAAATTTTTAGGCAGAGTACATAAAGGATTTAAGGAAATACAAGATACATTAGAATCAATGTTTTAA
- a CDS encoding helix-turn-helix transcriptional regulator, which translates to MTQPTLDDLANYMHLNKHYISTLFKKETGMTYNQYLTSYRVEQAKLLLRQTDDLLEDISHQVGYVDPAYFSRTFKKNTDMTPIIYRKTFKGNLSPI; encoded by the coding sequence TTGACGCAACCAACACTTGATGATTTAGCTAATTATATGCATCTAAATAAACATTATATATCCACTCTTTTTAAAAAAGAAACGGGTATGACTTATAATCAATACTTGACTTCATATAGAGTAGAGCAAGCTAAGTTATTATTAAGACAAACAGATGACTTACTAGAAGACATTAGTCATCAAGTAGGTTACGTAGATCCTGCCTATTTTAGTCGAACCTTTAAAAAAAATACTGATATGACACCTATTATTTATAGAAAAACATTTAAAGGTAACTTATCACCTATATAA
- the dinB gene encoding DNA polymerase IV produces the protein MGNDLRFPLNNDLSRKIIHIDMDAFYASIEERDHPELKHHPLVIAKHPKDTGGRGVVTTANYEARKYGIHSAMSAQKAYELCPKANFVSGNRSYYAEVSKEIQRIFHRYTDCIEPLSLDEAYLDVTENKLEIKSAIKIARMIQRDIWQEIQLTCSAGVSYNKFLAKLASDFEKPKGLTVILPGEAEVFLAELPIEDFYGVGKKTVPRMHELGIYTGRDLKNIEEMTLIKEFGKMGYSLYRKVRGIHNAPVMPERDRKSVGRENTFRYKLLSEEDVIKELRELSEDVSRSLKKEQLKGQTVVLKVRNDDFDTKTRRITISEYIEDQELIFFYAKKLWDDMEVDHQDVSIRLLGITLTNLETIDYEVLSLPLWEKTESDQKG, from the coding sequence TTGGGGAATGATTTAAGGTTTCCATTAAACAATGATTTATCAAGAAAGATTATTCATATTGACATGGATGCTTTTTACGCTTCTATTGAAGAGCGGGATCATCCAGAGCTAAAACACCATCCCTTAGTTATTGCCAAACATCCTAAAGATACTGGGGGAAGAGGGGTTGTTACGACTGCAAACTATGAGGCTAGAAAGTATGGTATTCATTCTGCAATGAGTGCCCAGAAAGCTTATGAACTTTGCCCAAAAGCAAATTTTGTTTCTGGTAATAGGTCATATTATGCTGAAGTTTCTAAAGAGATTCAGCGTATTTTTCATCGTTATACAGATTGTATAGAGCCTTTGTCTTTAGATGAGGCTTATTTGGATGTCACAGAAAATAAGTTAGAAATTAAAAGTGCGATTAAAATTGCTAGAATGATTCAACGAGATATTTGGCAAGAGATTCAATTAACTTGCTCAGCTGGTGTTAGTTACAATAAATTTTTAGCAAAACTTGCTTCAGACTTTGAAAAGCCAAAAGGGTTAACTGTTATTTTGCCAGGAGAAGCCGAAGTTTTTTTAGCTGAGTTACCGATTGAGGATTTTTATGGTGTAGGGAAAAAAACGGTGCCCAGAATGCATGAATTAGGTATTTATACAGGACGAGATTTAAAAAATATAGAGGAGATGACCCTCATTAAAGAATTTGGTAAGATGGGATATTCTTTATATCGTAAAGTTCGTGGTATTCATAATGCTCCAGTAATGCCAGAAAGAGATAGAAAGTCAGTTGGTAGAGAAAACACTTTTCGTTATAAACTGCTCTCAGAAGAAGATGTTATTAAAGAATTAAGAGAACTCTCAGAAGATGTGAGTAGGTCTTTAAAAAAAGAACAACTTAAAGGCCAAACAGTGGTCCTAAAAGTAAGAAATGATGATTTTGATACAAAAACCAGAAGAATAACTATTTCTGAATACATCGAAGATCAAGAATTGATTTTCTTTTATGCTAAAAAACTTTGGGATGACATGGAGGTTGATCATCAAGATGTAAGTATTAGACTTTTAGGAATTACTTTAACTAATTTGGAAACAATAGACTACGAAGTACTAAGCTTACCTTTATGGGAAAAAACAGAGAGTGACCAAAAAGGTTAG
- a CDS encoding DUF975 family protein, whose product MYKSSKQLKAEAKDALRGRWKDAVILNIVPTILKVITIFVASIAIMGAVFIISNLSSFSSSDVESISASMSAQNSSVSSSLWTPIWNFFVTFLTIGISFTFLDVLRKGKEQSMSFKEAFRLFNGRDFGPIFLINLLSYIFQYLWTLLFIIPGIVKYYAYSQANFIYKDLSESEDTSSMGATNFITESRELMNGHKKRLFWLDISFLGWYIVGILTLGIGLLWIDPYINTTKAAFYKDLAKDKYLAD is encoded by the coding sequence ATGTATAAATCAAGTAAGCAATTAAAAGCCGAAGCAAAAGATGCTTTGCGAGGAAGATGGAAAGATGCTGTTATTTTAAATATTGTACCAACGATTTTAAAAGTAATAACGATTTTTGTTGCGTCAATTGCAATCATGGGTGCTGTTTTTATTATTTCAAACTTAAGCTCATTTAGTAGTAGTGATGTAGAATCTATATCAGCAAGCATGTCAGCACAAAATTCTTCTGTATCATCATCTCTTTGGACACCAATCTGGAACTTTTTCGTAACATTTTTAACAATTGGTATTTCATTTACCTTTTTAGATGTTCTTAGAAAAGGTAAAGAGCAAAGCATGTCATTTAAAGAGGCCTTTAGATTATTCAATGGTCGTGATTTTGGTCCAATTTTTTTAATTAATCTATTAAGCTATATTTTTCAATACCTATGGACATTACTTTTCATTATTCCAGGTATTGTTAAGTACTATGCCTACTCACAGGCAAACTTTATTTATAAAGATTTATCTGAATCAGAGGACACAAGTAGTATGGGAGCAACAAACTTTATTACTGAAAGTCGTGAATTAATGAATGGACACAAAAAACGTTTGTTTTGGTTAGATATTTCGTTTCTAGGATGGTATATTGTTGGGATCCTAACACTAGGTATTGGTTTGTTATGGATTGATCCATATATCAATACAACAAAAGCAGCCTTTTATAAAGATTTGGCTAAAGATAAATATTTAGCTGACTAA
- the addA gene encoding helicase-exonuclease AddAB subunit AddA, whose translation MQTKLPLRPENSHFTQEQWEAIYDYGDNVLVSASAGSGKTTVLVQRVIEKIKSGVNVDELLIVTYTEAAAKEMKQRIQVAIQKAVTDEPDEKERQHLTKQLSLLPTASISTLHAFCLKVIQQYYYLIHIDPVFRMMTDETEMLLMKEEVWSNLREELYGDMSSDFFALTENFSNDRNDDGLMEMIFSIHLFASANPDPKKWLDQLVSHYDVSEDLRTSPLYENYMRPTILEELTLAKEQINRLSKLIEGETEFVKTLKTLQSDQELLNQLQESLEQNRLDDFYEILHTAKFARIGQLTKLEGADEVSPVSKELYNQVIKKERDDVKEQVKKIETTYFKQSPKDMLNILQVAKPLVEELVRVTKLFLEAYTDEKAQRHTLDFNDLEHLTLQILRKEAPDGYSASEASLYFRRQFKEIMVDEYQDINRLQEAILFWLRVDNIGEGNLFMVGDVKQSIYAFRLADPTLFIEKYDTFCDEYTKDSIGSRIILAENFRSRSSVLDFTNLVFKQLMNAELGQIDYDDKAGLVVGNKSYPTSQEHHTEILIYESQLEEESALDNLSFHLDTSTEGELHLVASKIKELITSKFPLFDKKKGESRPISYSDIVLLTPTKKNNLEIMDILGMYDIPILVNDTQNYFQTTEIRMMISLLQLIDNPYQDIPLASVLRSPIVGIKENDLVYIKKHSPVSFYDALEEYLETEHRNTLSYQKIKAFHEQFLNWREMARRKPLAELIWSIYNETDLLDYVGGLPSGEQRQANLHALYHRAAAYEEMNFKGLYQFIRFIEKMQEKNKDLAEASQMSEGEDAIRVMTIHASKGLEFPVVFVLDMSKQFNLMDINQRPYIFDEKLGMGMKYLDVKTRVKYDTFVYNVIRQEKRKKILAEEMRKLYVALTRAEEKLFLVGSCKNQTDLLNRWSKTVNEEEMVLSSTNRLRQKSLMDWIGMTLIRHPLLHQQFPSIQVDTLRGLSSTPAQFKLTFYEDSDLVNTNSTADKKTSETKAKDKPNPTLLKQVVDRLDFTYGEIDATKTTSYQSVSEVKRLFEDPDNQELPTLELMNRKKEKAYRQVTGELAKPKFLTQEVSVSAAEVGSAVHLVMQLIPLNTRPSKESIENLIQELVSNQVLSQAVTKKIDISMILRFFDSELGQILLKEHEYVTREQPFSMLLPAKDLYDGYQTKEVDTVLIHGIIDGYIHHGKDVILYDFKTDHVSNENKKVSIETIKKRYQGQIRLYQLALEEVLGESVTKTMLVLLKTGDIISF comes from the coding sequence ATTCAAACTAAATTACCCCTTAGACCTGAAAATAGTCATTTTACTCAAGAACAGTGGGAAGCAATTTATGATTATGGAGATAATGTTTTAGTTTCTGCCTCAGCAGGTTCAGGTAAGACGACAGTCCTTGTTCAGCGAGTGATTGAGAAAATCAAAAGTGGTGTGAATGTCGATGAGTTATTAATTGTCACTTATACAGAAGCAGCAGCTAAAGAGATGAAACAACGTATCCAAGTGGCTATTCAAAAAGCTGTAACAGATGAACCAGATGAGAAGGAGCGTCAACATTTAACTAAACAATTATCACTACTGCCGACAGCTTCAATTAGTACACTTCATGCTTTTTGTTTAAAAGTTATTCAACAGTATTATTATTTGATTCATATTGACCCTGTTTTTCGAATGATGACAGATGAGACTGAGATGTTACTTATGAAAGAAGAGGTATGGTCAAACCTTAGAGAAGAGCTGTACGGTGACATGTCATCAGACTTTTTTGCTTTAACTGAAAATTTTTCTAATGACCGTAATGATGACGGGTTAATGGAGATGATTTTTTCTATCCATTTGTTTGCTTCGGCCAATCCAGACCCTAAAAAATGGTTAGATCAACTTGTGAGTCATTATGATGTGTCAGAAGACTTACGAACTAGTCCGTTGTATGAAAACTATATGAGACCAACCATTTTAGAAGAGCTAACTCTAGCAAAAGAGCAAATTAATCGATTATCTAAGCTAATTGAAGGTGAAACTGAATTTGTTAAAACTCTAAAAACATTACAAAGTGATCAAGAATTACTTAATCAATTACAAGAGAGCTTAGAGCAAAATCGGCTGGATGACTTTTATGAGATATTGCACACTGCTAAATTTGCTAGAATTGGGCAATTAACAAAACTTGAAGGTGCAGATGAAGTATCTCCTGTGTCAAAAGAATTATATAATCAGGTGATCAAAAAAGAGCGGGATGATGTTAAGGAGCAAGTGAAAAAAATAGAAACAACATATTTTAAACAAAGTCCAAAAGACATGCTAAACATATTACAAGTAGCTAAGCCTTTAGTGGAAGAATTAGTTCGAGTAACAAAGCTGTTTTTAGAGGCTTATACAGATGAAAAAGCTCAACGGCACACTCTTGATTTCAATGATTTAGAGCATTTAACCTTACAAATTTTAAGAAAAGAAGCCCCAGATGGCTACAGTGCTTCTGAAGCATCTTTATATTTCAGACGTCAATTTAAAGAGATTATGGTTGATGAGTACCAAGATATAAATAGATTACAAGAAGCTATTTTATTTTGGCTACGTGTAGATAATATTGGAGAAGGTAACCTATTTATGGTAGGAGATGTTAAGCAGTCGATTTATGCGTTTAGATTAGCTGACCCAACGTTGTTTATTGAAAAGTATGATACTTTTTGTGATGAGTATACAAAAGACAGTATAGGCTCAAGAATTATTTTAGCAGAAAACTTTAGATCAAGAAGTAGCGTTTTAGATTTTACGAATTTAGTGTTTAAACAATTGATGAATGCTGAACTTGGACAGATTGATTATGATGATAAAGCTGGTCTTGTTGTTGGTAATAAAAGTTACCCTACAAGTCAAGAACACCATACGGAAATTTTAATTTATGAGTCACAATTGGAAGAAGAATCTGCTCTAGATAACTTATCATTTCATCTAGACACCTCAACAGAAGGGGAACTTCATCTTGTAGCATCAAAAATCAAAGAGTTAATAACTAGTAAGTTTCCCCTCTTTGATAAGAAAAAAGGGGAAAGTAGACCAATTTCTTATAGTGATATTGTATTATTAACCCCAACAAAAAAGAATAATTTAGAAATCATGGATATTTTAGGTATGTATGACATCCCTATTTTAGTAAATGATACTCAGAATTATTTTCAAACAACGGAAATTAGAATGATGATTTCATTGCTTCAGTTGATTGATAACCCTTATCAAGATATTCCACTAGCAAGTGTATTACGCTCACCCATTGTTGGCATTAAGGAAAATGATTTGGTTTATATTAAAAAGCATAGCCCTGTTAGTTTTTATGATGCTCTAGAAGAATACTTAGAAACAGAGCATAGAAACACGTTAAGTTATCAAAAAATAAAGGCATTTCACGAGCAATTTTTAAATTGGCGAGAAATGGCAAGAAGAAAACCTTTAGCTGAGTTGATTTGGTCTATTTATAATGAAACAGATTTATTAGACTATGTGGGTGGTTTACCTTCTGGAGAACAAAGACAAGCAAACCTCCATGCCCTTTATCACCGGGCAGCAGCTTATGAGGAGATGAATTTTAAAGGGCTATATCAATTTATTAGGTTTATTGAAAAGATGCAAGAAAAAAATAAAGATTTGGCTGAAGCAAGTCAAATGAGTGAAGGTGAAGATGCTATTCGGGTTATGACAATCCATGCTAGTAAAGGATTAGAATTTCCTGTTGTATTTGTTTTAGATATGAGTAAACAATTTAATCTAATGGATATTAATCAGCGTCCTTATATTTTTGATGAAAAACTAGGCATGGGAATGAAGTATTTAGATGTGAAGACACGAGTGAAATATGATACTTTTGTCTACAATGTTATTAGGCAAGAAAAACGTAAAAAAATATTAGCAGAAGAAATGCGTAAACTATATGTTGCCCTAACCCGTGCTGAGGAAAAACTATTTTTAGTAGGATCATGTAAAAATCAAACAGATTTACTAAATAGATGGTCTAAAACTGTTAACGAGGAAGAGATGGTTTTAAGTTCTACTAATCGTTTACGCCAAAAAAGTTTGATGGACTGGATTGGTATGACATTAATTCGTCACCCGCTACTGCATCAACAATTCCCTAGTATTCAAGTGGATACTTTAAGAGGTCTTAGTAGTACTCCAGCTCAGTTTAAGCTCACTTTTTATGAAGACAGTGATTTGGTTAACACAAATTCGACAGCTGATAAAAAGACGTCAGAGACTAAGGCTAAAGATAAACCAAATCCTACCTTACTAAAACAAGTTGTAGATCGACTTGATTTTACTTATGGTGAAATAGATGCAACTAAAACAACAAGTTACCAATCAGTTTCTGAGGTGAAACGCTTATTTGAAGATCCTGATAATCAAGAATTACCAACCTTAGAACTAATGAATCGTAAAAAAGAAAAAGCATATCGACAAGTGACTGGTGAGTTAGCTAAACCTAAGTTTTTAACTCAGGAAGTCAGTGTATCAGCAGCTGAAGTTGGATCTGCAGTGCATCTAGTGATGCAATTGATTCCTTTAAATACTAGACCTTCAAAAGAGAGTATTGAAAACCTTATTCAAGAGTTAGTAAGTAATCAAGTGTTGAGTCAAGCAGTTACTAAAAAGATTGATATCAGTATGATATTGCGATTTTTTGACTCTGAACTTGGTCAAATTTTGCTTAAAGAACATGAGTATGTAACAAGAGAACAACCATTTTCTATGTTATTGCCTGCCAAAGACTTATATGATGGCTACCAAACAAAAGAAGTCGATACAGTATTGATTCACGGGATTATTGATGGGTATATTCATCATGGTAAGGATGTTATTTTATATGATTTTAAAACAGATCATGTATCAAATGAAAATAAAAAAGTTAGTATTGAAACGATTAAAAAGCGTTACCAAGGTCAAATAAGACTATACCAGCTTGCTTTGGAAGAGGTTTTAGGGGAGAGTGTGACTAAAACTATGTTAGTCCTACTTAAAACTGGTGATATCATCTCATTTTAA
- a CDS encoding PD-(D/E)XK nuclease family protein, whose amino-acid sequence MSLQFIMNRADQNPLPDLLKSSLTWLDEKQCHEVFYLVPNHVKFEMEINILKELESLTREKDRQYMTSMKLQIFSFSRLAWYFMQHTKMYQSTRLSDSGKFMLIKKSLLACQDELTLFKKEIDRPGFISQLVELFDEFEDGCITVHDLKEMTEVLNEHHASKELFKIVDIYTIYSTYMDILMAHQISQEDLLLELANFLKQEDLSYLQISLLGFSNFTAVEQELIETLLLVSGEVKMNIIMDKASRETTQEAYQLFFNGHRLYHQFYQLTRESDIPILFDKYVSDTTNELMKDIGLGWQDLQEISIAKKAKQDVSQALSIWSCDDTYTELRAVGAEIRRLVSEKGYRYQDIIVLYRDFEPYAGQLTAVFDNSDIPFYLNEETQMKYHPLVEWLISLFQINQRFYQSKDVMRFLRTELLFPSTVYAESSSFTEATRLFRKQVDLTENVVLAQGYTGKDWISNQDWNYVTYQFSSLEVTENTQEAIQEATNEIRGLIKQHLPTFFEQMKASQTGLEGITIFYNFLLNLGIDRQMLNMQQQELDRGNLVEAKNHEQTWQSLMNLLDEYVELMGEEAFDFDVFSEVIISGLEGLTYGKVPTSLDQVSVSSLDMVRAKKYKATFLIGATDHVLPQKIENKSLLSNDERSFFSEYLPSNHYLGIDLGRQMANEPFIFYQALLSATNHIYLSYPKQIDQVKDLNMSPYLSQLLRYFIVDKQEKSLIYLGQQEELLQDVSTNKLLLSDLVRILRATQDEKVGIPWIWQQLKKRLETKMPTETSRLLASLTHKNIPEKLNEETVDMLYGDTIYASVSKIESFNKCEYQYFLTYGLDLKERAIFELSPAATGEFYHEALDIFFKKLIESKCSLSEMSFEEVAVLSQRVLDDVLGKPQFDILKTTNRMNYIKYQLEQTIRRVCWALKEQALRSGMNTIQTEVLFGEILQKKGLDSLIVPLKNDKKLSVRGKIDRVDELVLDGVPYISVVDYKSSAHNFDFTDAYVGLSMQMITYLDVALRNAVKLVGDEAKPAGAFYMHVKNPVILGNEKFHMDKLEQDLVESYRLDGLLVEDSQLLKKMDKTVSPGEKSLVYPFNQIKKEEAMRSAKFVTDDDLDALIHHNRELFEKAGNHIYQGSNQLNPSYKDKTRIACGFCPYKSICQFDVMLKENNYHRIDHMKKDDVIKRIQSGGENHDDSN is encoded by the coding sequence ATGAGTCTTCAGTTTATTATGAACCGAGCAGATCAAAATCCTTTACCTGATTTATTAAAATCATCACTGACTTGGTTAGATGAAAAACAGTGTCATGAGGTATTCTATTTAGTACCTAATCATGTGAAGTTTGAAATGGAGATCAATATTTTAAAAGAGTTAGAGAGCTTAACTCGCGAAAAAGACCGACAATATATGACAAGTATGAAACTTCAGATTTTTAGCTTTTCGAGATTAGCTTGGTACTTTATGCAGCATACCAAAATGTATCAAAGTACACGTTTATCTGATTCTGGTAAATTTATGCTGATCAAAAAAAGTTTGCTAGCTTGTCAAGATGAGCTAACTTTATTTAAAAAAGAAATAGATCGTCCTGGATTTATTAGCCAACTAGTAGAGTTATTTGATGAATTTGAAGATGGTTGTATTACAGTTCATGACTTAAAAGAGATGACAGAAGTACTTAATGAACATCATGCATCGAAAGAATTATTTAAAATAGTTGATATCTATACAATTTATAGTACTTATATGGATATATTGATGGCTCATCAAATTAGTCAGGAAGATTTATTACTGGAATTAGCTAATTTTTTAAAACAAGAGGACTTATCTTATCTTCAAATTAGCCTCTTAGGTTTTTCAAATTTTACAGCAGTGGAGCAAGAATTGATTGAAACCTTACTTCTTGTTTCTGGTGAAGTAAAGATGAATATAATAATGGATAAAGCATCTCGTGAAACCACTCAAGAAGCCTATCAACTGTTTTTTAATGGTCACAGGTTATATCATCAGTTTTATCAACTTACAAGAGAGTCAGACATTCCTATTTTATTTGATAAGTATGTGTCGGATACAACAAATGAGTTAATGAAGGATATAGGGCTTGGTTGGCAAGATCTTCAAGAAATATCTATTGCTAAAAAAGCTAAACAAGATGTTTCGCAAGCACTATCTATTTGGTCTTGTGATGATACTTACACAGAATTAAGAGCAGTAGGAGCAGAAATTAGACGTTTAGTTAGTGAGAAAGGGTACCGCTACCAAGATATCATTGTATTATACCGAGATTTTGAACCGTATGCAGGGCAATTGACAGCGGTGTTTGATAATAGTGATATTCCTTTTTATTTAAATGAGGAAACACAAATGAAGTATCACCCTTTAGTTGAATGGCTTATTTCTTTATTTCAAATCAATCAACGATTTTATCAATCAAAAGATGTGATGCGTTTTTTAAGAACAGAATTACTTTTTCCAAGTACAGTTTATGCGGAATCTTCGTCATTTACAGAGGCAACACGCTTATTTAGAAAACAAGTTGATTTAACAGAAAATGTTGTCCTGGCCCAAGGATATACCGGAAAAGACTGGATATCTAATCAGGATTGGAATTATGTAACGTATCAATTTAGTAGTCTTGAAGTAACAGAAAATACCCAAGAAGCGATACAAGAAGCAACAAATGAGATTAGAGGCCTAATAAAGCAGCATCTTCCGACATTCTTTGAACAAATGAAAGCTAGTCAAACTGGATTAGAAGGCATAACAATTTTTTATAATTTTCTATTAAATTTAGGTATTGATCGACAAATGTTAAATATGCAGCAACAAGAGCTAGATCGAGGTAACTTAGTAGAAGCTAAAAATCACGAGCAAACATGGCAGTCTCTGATGAATTTATTAGATGAGTATGTGGAGCTAATGGGAGAGGAAGCTTTTGATTTTGATGTGTTTTCAGAAGTGATTATTAGTGGGCTTGAAGGGTTGACGTATGGAAAAGTACCAACATCCCTCGATCAGGTCAGTGTGTCTTCTCTAGACATGGTACGGGCAAAAAAATACAAAGCGACTTTTTTAATTGGTGCAACAGATCATGTTTTACCACAAAAAATAGAAAATAAAAGTTTATTATCTAATGATGAAAGATCATTTTTTAGTGAGTATCTACCTAGTAATCATTATTTAGGGATTGATCTTGGTAGGCAGATGGCAAATGAACCTTTTATTTTTTATCAAGCACTACTTTCTGCTACTAATCATATATATTTAAGTTATCCTAAGCAAATTGACCAAGTGAAGGACTTGAATATGTCACCTTACTTAAGTCAGTTATTACGCTATTTTATTGTTGATAAACAAGAAAAGAGTTTGATTTATCTAGGGCAACAAGAAGAGTTACTACAAGATGTTTCAACTAACAAATTATTGCTTAGTGACTTAGTTAGAATACTACGAGCTACTCAAGATGAAAAAGTAGGTATTCCTTGGATTTGGCAACAATTAAAAAAACGTTTAGAAACTAAAATGCCAACAGAGACCTCTCGTTTATTAGCTAGTCTGACACATAAAAACATTCCAGAAAAGTTAAATGAAGAAACTGTGGACATGCTGTATGGTGATACGATTTATGCCTCTGTTTCTAAAATTGAGAGTTTTAATAAATGTGAGTACCAATATTTTTTAACATATGGGTTGGACTTAAAAGAAAGAGCTATTTTTGAGCTGTCTCCAGCAGCTACTGGAGAGTTTTACCATGAAGCTTTAGATATCTTTTTTAAGAAATTAATTGAATCAAAGTGTAGTCTATCAGAGATGAGTTTTGAAGAAGTAGCAGTGCTCTCACAACGTGTGTTAGACGATGTTCTAGGTAAACCTCAGTTTGATATTTTAAAAACAACGAATAGAATGAATTATATTAAATATCAATTGGAGCAAACGATTAGACGTGTTTGTTGGGCGTTGAAAGAACAAGCACTTAGAAGTGGTATGAATACTATTCAAACAGAAGTATTATTTGGAGAAATTCTACAAAAAAAGGGTCTGGATAGTTTAATAGTCCCATTAAAAAATGATAAAAAACTAAGTGTTAGAGGTAAGATTGACCGAGTTGATGAATTGGTTTTAGACGGAGTCCCCTATATTAGTGTCGTCGATTATAAATCTAGTGCTCACAATTTTGATTTTACAGATGCATATGTTGGATTAAGTATGCAAATGATTACATACTTAGATGTGGCACTAAGAAATGCTGTGAAGCTAGTTGGAGATGAAGCAAAACCAGCAGGAGCTTTTTATATGCATGTGAAAAATCCAGTGATTTTAGGTAATGAAAAATTTCATATGGATAAATTGGAGCAAGATTTAGTAGAGAGCTATCGCTTAGATGGTTTGTTAGTTGAAGATAGTCAATTGCTTAAAAAAATGGATAAGACGGTATCCCCCGGAGAGAAATCTTTAGTGTATCCATTTAATCAAATTAAAAAAGAAGAAGCCATGAGATCAGCAAAATTTGTAACAGATGATGATCTAGATGCTCTAATTCACCATAATAGAGAGCTTTTTGAAAAAGCAGGTAATCATATTTATCAAGGAAGTAATCAGTTAAACCCATCTTATAAAGATAAAACAAGGATAGCTTGTGGCTTTTGTCCTTATAAGAGCATTTGTCAATTTGATGTGATGTTAAAAGAAAATAATTATCACCGAATCGATCATATGAAAAAAGATGATGTGATAAAAAGAATTCAATCAGGAGGTGAGAATCATGACGATTCAAACTAA